A DNA window from Nycticebus coucang isolate mNycCou1 chromosome 1, mNycCou1.pri, whole genome shotgun sequence contains the following coding sequences:
- the LAMTOR3 gene encoding ragulator complex protein LAMTOR3, with translation MADDLKRFLYKKLPSVEGLHAIVVSDRDGVPVIKVANDNAPEHALRPGFLSTFALATDQGSKLGLSKNKSIICYYNTYQVVQFNRLPLVVSFIASSNANTGLIVSLEKELAPLFEELRQVVEVS, from the exons ATGGCAGAT GACCTAAAGCGATTCCTGTATAAAAAGTTACCAAG tgtTGAAGGACTCCATGCTATTGTTGTGTCTGATAGAGATGGAGTGCCTGTTATTAAAG TAGCCAATGATAATGCTCCAGAACATGCTTTGAGACCTGGTTTCTTATCTACTTTTGCCCTTGCAACAGACCAAGGAAGCAAacttggactttcaaaaaataaaagtatcatcTGTTACTATAACACCTACCAG gtggTTCAATTTAATCGGTTACCTCTGGTGGTAAGTTTCATAGCCAGCAGCAATGCCAATACAG GACTAATTGTCAGCCTAGAAAAGGAACTTGCTCCATTATTTGAAGAATTGAGACAAGTTGTGGAAGTTTCTTAA